From Flavobacteriales bacterium, the proteins below share one genomic window:
- a CDS encoding histidine kinase, with protein sequence RLNDDEIKEIPISTDPVSALYLDTLSNKLLVGHGRVVSEIDLDNADLKAETFQEITPDPNEPGRIIHGIEGDKKGKIWIGTSDGLFRTDEENNLVRFYPKRSMNSQLIQKLYTDREGNLWIGSYEGMFRYRSEEFITYNQDDGLKNSFVFQSVRDRNGRLWFATKEGVQFLEKGKVITPPIPSYDAWAVHEAENGDIWMGTDHGLMIYDPVNKTHRLYTVADGLAGDSVLFIYKTHSGLYWLGNHRGFTRCEVVAGIPKFQPMGLQSASPDYDVWSILEDRNGDLWFGTFLGGLFRMSGNEFTDMGKKLELQTEAFLSIKEDNEGYLYFASLDGLYIYKDEKVIANIGTHEGLSSGLIYMITFDLDGRFLWIGTNQGLNRFDAERWKKDGTIDIRHYGFEDGFLGVESNGPDAWVDKDGKIWFGTVNGLIRYDSDERRYNSEETLPHITGFQLFYKDTFLVNNLELPYDQNNITFHFQGICLTHPDAVRYRYMLRGYEKKWSPPTTERKARYSNLAPGTYTFMVQSTNNEGVWSSQIARYEFEIDTPFWQKWWFIMLSGGLTILAVYAFVRRRITIQRKRQREATEQEIKVATQELKALRAQLNPHFIFNALNSIQHFVLNHHDDSAGKYLNKFARLMRRILSNSEKSLVTLAEELDALNLYLELEVLRFEDKFTYCITLSPEIKTDYFEIPPMLIQPFIENAILHGLVPRGGGGKLEINIDLKEDVLQIHIIDNGIGRKKAQELKLGSSRKEHRSMGMSLSRDRVEIFNRVLATHITVAVTDMEEDGQATGTRVVIEIPVT encoded by the coding sequence TCGCTTGAATGATGATGAGATCAAAGAAATTCCCATTTCCACAGACCCGGTATCAGCTCTTTATCTGGATACCCTTTCAAACAAATTGCTGGTTGGTCATGGGCGTGTAGTGTCGGAAATTGATTTAGACAATGCCGATCTGAAGGCGGAGACCTTCCAGGAAATCACGCCCGATCCGAATGAACCGGGACGTATCATCCATGGAATTGAAGGTGACAAAAAGGGGAAAATCTGGATCGGTACTTCCGATGGCCTTTTCCGCACCGATGAGGAAAATAACCTGGTGCGATTTTATCCTAAGAGATCCATGAATTCCCAGCTCATTCAAAAGCTCTATACTGACCGGGAGGGAAATCTCTGGATCGGAAGTTACGAAGGCATGTTCAGGTACCGTTCCGAAGAATTCATCACCTATAATCAGGATGATGGGCTGAAGAATTCTTTTGTGTTTCAGTCTGTCCGTGACCGGAACGGAAGGTTGTGGTTTGCCACCAAGGAAGGTGTGCAGTTTCTGGAGAAGGGAAAGGTCATCACCCCACCCATTCCGTCATACGATGCCTGGGCGGTTCACGAAGCGGAGAACGGTGACATCTGGATGGGAACGGACCATGGATTGATGATCTATGATCCGGTAAACAAAACCCATCGGTTGTATACGGTGGCTGACGGGCTTGCCGGTGATTCTGTGCTATTCATTTATAAGACCCATTCGGGATTGTACTGGCTGGGAAACCACCGCGGCTTTACGCGCTGTGAAGTGGTGGCTGGTATACCTAAGTTCCAGCCCATGGGACTTCAATCCGCCTCTCCGGATTACGATGTCTGGAGTATTCTTGAAGACCGTAATGGCGACCTGTGGTTCGGCACTTTTCTGGGGGGATTGTTCCGGATGAGTGGAAACGAATTCACCGACATGGGGAAAAAACTGGAACTGCAAACGGAAGCGTTCCTGAGCATAAAAGAAGATAACGAGGGCTACCTCTACTTCGCATCACTGGACGGCTTATATATTTATAAAGATGAAAAGGTGATCGCCAATATAGGGACACACGAAGGATTAAGTTCCGGTCTCATCTACATGATCACTTTTGACCTGGATGGTCGCTTTTTATGGATCGGTACCAACCAGGGCCTGAATCGCTTTGATGCGGAAAGGTGGAAAAAGGACGGCACCATCGATATCAGGCATTATGGATTTGAAGATGGCTTTCTGGGTGTGGAGTCCAACGGCCCTGACGCCTGGGTAGACAAAGACGGGAAGATATGGTTCGGGACCGTGAACGGGTTGATCCGTTATGACAGCGATGAACGCAGGTATAACTCCGAAGAAACCCTTCCGCACATCACCGGATTTCAACTCTTTTATAAAGATACCTTCCTTGTAAATAACCTCGAACTGCCTTACGACCAGAACAACATCACCTTTCACTTTCAGGGCATCTGTCTGACACATCCCGATGCGGTCCGTTACCGGTATATGCTCAGGGGGTATGAGAAGAAATGGTCACCACCGACCACGGAAAGAAAGGCAAGGTATTCCAATCTGGCTCCCGGAACCTACACCTTCATGGTGCAAAGTACCAACAACGAAGGGGTGTGGAGCTCTCAGATTGCGCGTTACGAATTTGAAATAGACACACCGTTCTGGCAGAAGTGGTGGTTCATCATGTTATCAGGCGGTTTGACCATATTGGCGGTATACGCCTTTGTCCGCCGCCGCATTACCATCCAGCGAAAGCGACAACGCGAAGCGACGGAGCAGGAGATCAAGGTGGCCACGCAGGAGCTGAAAGCGCTCAGGGCTCAACTGAACCCCCACTTCATTTTCAATGCCCTGAATTCCATCCAGCATTTTGTCCTCAACCATCATGATGACTCTGCAGGTAAATACCTGAATAAGTTTGCACGGTTGATGAGACGCATTCTGTCCAACTCGGAAAAGAGCCTGGTGACCCTGGCCGAGGAACTGGATGCGCTTAACCTCTATCTGGAGCTGGAAGTGTTGCGGTTTGAGGATAAATTCACCTACTGCATCACCTTATCGCCCGAGATCAAAACGGATTACTTCGAGATCCCACCCATGCTGATCCAGCCCTTCATTGAGAATGCCATTCTCCATGGCCTGGTTCCAAGAGGTGGTGGAGGCAAGCTTGAGATCAATATAGATCTGAAGGAGGACGTTCTTCAGATTCATATCATAGACAACGGCATCGGCCGGAAGAAGGCACAGGAATTAAAGCTGGGTTCATCCCGCAAAGAACATCGCTCCATGGGTATGAGCCTTTCAAGGGATCGGGTGGAGATTTTCAACCGGGTGTTGGCCACGCATATCACGGTGGCGGTTACGGACATGGAAGAAGACGGCCAGGCAACGGGCACGAGGGTGGTGATTGAGATTCCGGTGACATAG
- a CDS encoding response regulator transcription factor, whose product MSEMKQTTALIVEDEQKSADVLQKLIERHCPNVNIVGVAGGVNEGLELIRTKKPQLVFLDIEMHDGTGFDLLQKVDSKSFDVIFTTAYIQYAIKAIRFSAMDYILKPIDADELTEAIDRCTQRKVHAVSDERFNTLLANLGNESKMKKIVIPEGDGMTFVGLSDIIRCESDGNYTFIIMTGGKRILAAKTLGDYEEMLSDENFVRIHRSHLINLEHVNRYIKGEGGYVVMSDGSEVEVSRRKKAEFIERISQ is encoded by the coding sequence ATGAGTGAGATGAAGCAAACCACAGCGCTCATTGTTGAGGATGAGCAGAAGAGTGCGGACGTACTGCAAAAGCTGATTGAAAGGCATTGCCCCAATGTGAACATCGTGGGGGTTGCAGGCGGCGTAAACGAAGGACTGGAGCTGATCCGGACCAAGAAGCCACAGCTGGTGTTCCTGGATATTGAGATGCATGACGGTACCGGTTTCGATCTGTTGCAAAAGGTGGATTCCAAATCCTTTGACGTGATCTTCACAACGGCCTATATCCAATATGCCATCAAAGCGATCCGGTTCAGCGCCATGGATTATATTCTCAAGCCCATTGATGCGGATGAGCTTACCGAGGCTATCGACCGGTGTACACAACGCAAAGTACATGCGGTGAGCGATGAGCGGTTCAATACCCTTCTGGCCAATCTCGGCAACGAATCAAAAATGAAAAAGATCGTGATCCCGGAAGGGGATGGAATGACTTTTGTCGGATTGTCTGATATCATCCGTTGCGAATCCGATGGCAACTACACCTTTATCATCATGACAGGAGGCAAGCGCATCCTGGCGGCCAAGACCCTGGGGGATTACGAAGAGATGTTGTCAGATGAAAACTTCGTCCGGATTCACCGTTCACACCTGATCAACCTGGAACATGTGAACCGTTATATCAAGGGTGAGGGCGGATATGTCGTCATGAGCGACGGCTCCGAGGTGGAAGTTTCCCGCCGCAAGAAAGCCGAATTCATAGAACGTATTTCTCAATAA
- a CDS encoding GNAT family N-acetyltransferase, whose protein sequence is MTPHFSELETERLVLRRLKPSDWEMISYLRSDEVVNRYVNRPPAESKEKALEFIAKIDDGINNRVSWYWVITEKNNDKMIGSICLWNLSEDRKAAEVGYDLSPEFHGKGIMNESLQSVLAFGFNVQNLDLIEAYTHADNESSRRLLERNGFTIVEGKKDEYDEMNVVYSLRKVDSPK, encoded by the coding sequence ATGACACCACATTTTTCCGAACTGGAAACCGAACGACTTGTCTTGAGAAGACTGAAACCATCAGACTGGGAAATGATCTCCTATTTACGATCCGACGAGGTAGTCAACCGATATGTCAACCGGCCGCCTGCGGAATCAAAGGAGAAGGCGCTTGAATTCATCGCAAAGATCGATGACGGAATCAACAACCGGGTTTCCTGGTACTGGGTGATCACAGAAAAGAACAACGATAAAATGATCGGGAGTATCTGTCTTTGGAATCTTTCGGAAGACCGGAAGGCTGCCGAGGTGGGCTATGACTTAAGTCCGGAATTCCATGGCAAAGGTATCATGAATGAATCCTTGCAAAGTGTATTGGCTTTTGGGTTTAATGTACAGAACCTGGATCTGATCGAGGCTTACACCCATGCGGATAATGAAAGCTCCAGAAGGTTATTGGAAAGAAATGGATTCACCATTGTGGAAGGCAAGAAGGATGAATACGATGAGATGAATGTTGTTTATTCGTTGAGGAAAGTAGATAGTCCTAAGTAG
- a CDS encoding outer membrane beta-barrel protein → MKRFLFLLCITFIALASPSHGQSKTDVTGHVVDTAALPLPSSTVVIMAPEDSTLLKFTITDDQGMFTLKGVDAGKYILQISFMGFKSISKNIEVDASQSTYDLGALILKEDRVTLGATTIEGTRIPILFKGDTVEYNAQSFKPKANDAVEKLLEKMPGVEVDEDGTVKAQGEEVKKVLVDGKEFFGDDPKLATKNLPADAIEKVQVYDKKSDVAEFTGVDDGDRQKVINLILKEGRKKGYFGSVMGGGGTNERYEGTFNVNRFSKKTQMSVIGMANNTNQQGFSTRDYINFMGGLGNLMRGGGGRAFRRSADIPIGQGVGTGFTNTGAVGINLFNKFGIKTDVNVSYFFNGIRNISDQATDRESFANGENYFTEDSTSSNQQSANHRISFRLKHDIDSSADVVVKGGVKYNDGTSTSDGQTLNTTPLGLPISNSDVNNRNHGTGLNADINLTHRKKLKKDGRTIVTDLTYSVTDNDSRGNMLSTNGFFIDSLQFWTYQDIWQLQKSITNRHTYGGKILYTEPLGNKRYLQFTAEHNRKTDESVKHFYDLDDNPTYQEILNPQLSNEFSSDYFYNRIGSNFMLNRNQYNVTFGLEGQYAFLQGEVQNTGARVSKEFRTLLPSIDMQYRYNNSKRLTLRYESSLNEPSVDQLQPVTDNSNPLNIYVGNPNLRAEYAHSVSLRYMAYSQFNFTSFFAYLQATYTGNKITNSVTVDELLRQTTRPVNVDNDLNVTGYVTYSHPLKFMKAKANLRSNLMYGKSIQYINGDQDNLQRFVNAYTVSLENLKKGKLNTEAGVRLSQNLSFYEANTNFNQNFLTSRYFVDFDVDIKKTWTFNTDFSFTVYSGEAFVSNQVLPIWKAYVAKRFLKEDRGELKFAVIDILNRNNGISRNSDVNYVEEQRIHTLGRYGMVSFTYKFRALGKKSS, encoded by the coding sequence GTCGACACCGCCGCCCTACCCCTTCCCTCCAGCACCGTCGTAATCATGGCGCCGGAAGATTCCACCCTGTTGAAATTCACCATCACCGACGACCAGGGTATGTTTACCCTCAAAGGCGTAGATGCCGGAAAGTACATCCTGCAGATTTCCTTCATGGGATTCAAAAGCATTTCCAAAAACATAGAGGTAGATGCCTCCCAATCCACCTATGACCTGGGTGCTCTCATCCTGAAAGAAGACCGCGTTACCCTCGGTGCCACCACCATTGAAGGCACACGCATACCCATACTCTTCAAAGGAGATACGGTAGAATACAACGCACAATCCTTCAAACCCAAGGCCAACGATGCGGTCGAGAAACTGCTGGAGAAAATGCCCGGGGTGGAGGTGGATGAGGACGGCACCGTGAAGGCCCAGGGAGAGGAAGTAAAAAAAGTGCTGGTCGACGGCAAGGAATTCTTCGGTGATGACCCGAAGCTGGCCACCAAGAACCTGCCCGCCGACGCCATCGAAAAAGTACAGGTGTACGACAAAAAATCAGATGTGGCCGAATTCACCGGGGTGGATGACGGCGACCGCCAGAAGGTGATCAACCTGATCCTGAAGGAAGGCCGGAAGAAAGGATATTTCGGAAGTGTCATGGGAGGAGGAGGAACCAACGAACGTTATGAAGGCACCTTCAATGTGAACCGCTTCTCCAAGAAAACTCAGATGTCCGTGATCGGCATGGCCAACAATACCAACCAGCAGGGATTTTCCACACGTGACTACATCAACTTCATGGGCGGACTCGGCAACCTGATGCGCGGCGGAGGCGGACGCGCCTTCAGACGTTCAGCGGATATCCCCATCGGCCAGGGTGTTGGCACCGGCTTCACAAACACAGGTGCGGTGGGCATAAACCTGTTCAATAAATTCGGGATCAAAACGGATGTGAACGTCAGCTATTTTTTTAACGGGATCCGCAACATCTCCGATCAGGCCACCGACCGCGAAAGCTTCGCCAACGGAGAAAATTATTTCACGGAAGACTCCACTTCTTCCAACCAGCAAAGCGCCAACCACCGCATCTCCTTCCGCCTTAAACACGACATCGATTCTTCCGCCGACGTGGTGGTCAAAGGTGGTGTGAAGTACAACGACGGCACCTCGACGTCTGATGGCCAAACGCTGAACACCACCCCCCTGGGACTTCCCATCAGCAATTCCGATGTCAACAACCGCAACCACGGCACCGGACTCAACGCCGACATCAACCTGACCCATCGCAAAAAATTAAAGAAAGACGGACGGACCATCGTCACCGACCTGACCTATTCTGTGACCGACAACGACAGCCGCGGCAACATGCTCAGCACAAACGGTTTCTTTATTGACAGCTTGCAGTTCTGGACCTATCAGGACATCTGGCAGCTTCAGAAAAGCATCACCAACCGACATACCTACGGAGGAAAAATTCTCTATACCGAACCGCTCGGCAACAAGCGCTACCTGCAGTTCACCGCAGAGCACAACCGCAAAACGGATGAGAGCGTCAAGCATTTTTACGACCTGGACGATAATCCTACCTACCAGGAAATCCTGAATCCGCAACTAAGCAACGAATTCAGCAGCGACTACTTTTACAACCGCATCGGAAGTAATTTTATGCTGAACAGGAACCAGTATAATGTGACATTCGGACTGGAAGGACAGTACGCTTTCCTGCAGGGAGAAGTGCAAAATACCGGTGCCCGCGTAAGTAAAGAATTCAGGACCCTGCTCCCATCCATTGACATGCAATACCGTTACAACAATTCCAAAAGGCTTACGCTGAGATATGAAAGCAGTCTGAATGAACCTTCGGTGGACCAGCTCCAACCGGTCACCGACAACAGCAACCCACTGAATATCTACGTAGGCAATCCGAACCTGAGAGCGGAATACGCCCACTCCGTTTCACTCCGATATATGGCTTACAGTCAATTCAACTTCACCAGTTTCTTCGCCTACCTGCAGGCCACATACACCGGAAACAAGATCACCAACAGCGTAACGGTGGATGAACTGCTGCGACAAACCACACGACCCGTGAATGTAGACAATGACCTGAACGTTACAGGATATGTAACTTACAGTCACCCGCTGAAATTCATGAAAGCGAAAGCCAACCTGCGCAGCAACCTGATGTATGGCAAAAGCATCCAGTACATCAACGGTGATCAGGATAACCTGCAACGATTTGTAAACGCTTATACAGTTAGTCTGGAGAATCTGAAGAAAGGAAAGCTGAATACGGAAGCGGGCGTGCGGCTGTCCCAGAACCTGTCGTTCTATGAAGCCAACACCAACTTCAACCAGAACTTCCTGACCAGCCGGTACTTTGTTGACTTCGACGTTGACATCAAGAAGACCTGGACCTTCAACACCGACTTCTCCTTTACAGTTTACAGCGGTGAGGCTTTTGTCAGCAATCAGGTCCTACCCATCTGGAAAGCTTATGTCGCGAAAAGATTCCTGAAAGAAGACCGTGGTGAACTGAAGTTTGCCGTCATTGACATCCTGAACCGGAACAACGGCATCAGCCGCAACAGCGATGTGAACTACGTGGAAGAACAACGCATCCACACCCTGGGACGCTACGGAATGGTGAGCTTTACCTACAAGTTTCGCGCGTTGGGGAAGAAGAGTAGTTAG